A window of Micromonospora eburnea genomic DNA:
ATACCGATCACGCCACCCCGCTCGGCGCAGGCCCGGATCACCTCGTCCGGCTTCATCCGAGGGGTGTTCCAGACCGAGCGGGCACCGGCGTGGGTGATGAACACCGGCACCCGACTCGCCTCGATCACGTCCAGCGAGGTCTGATCGCCGGAGTGCGAGATGTCAATGGCGATGCCGAGCTTGTTCATCCGATCCACCGCGCGCCGGCCGAAGTGGGTCAGACCGCCGTCGTGTCGCTCGGAGAGGCCACCGCCGAGCATGTTGGCCTGGCTGTACGCGATGCCGAGCTGGCGTACGCCGAAGCCGTAGAGGATGTCGATCCGGTCCAGCTCGTTCTCGATCGGGCTGCTGCACTCCAGGCCCGCGATCATCGCCAGCCGGCCGTCCCGCTTGGCGGCGTGGATGTCGGCGACGGAGGTGGCCAGAAAAACGTGGTCCTGCTTGTAGAAGTCGCTCATCCGCATCCCGAGGGCGTAGATGAGGTCATTCCACTTCCAGCCGTTCTCGCTGGTGACACAGGACGCGCCGGCCATGAAGTTGTCGACCACCGCGGTCAGCCCGGAGCGGGCCAACCCCTCGTAGCCGGTCCGCTGTCGGGCGGTGCGGTTGTAGGCGCGCAGCTCGCGTACGTCCTCGGGCAGGATCACCGGGTGCTCGTGCAGCGAGATCGCGACGTGGTCGGTGAGCAGCCGAGTCACCCG
This region includes:
- a CDS encoding dipeptidase: MLQQPARRYEGHRSYSYLEPHSDYRVFTLAKEIGRVPEHDLGLSDAQRARVTRLLTDHVAISLHEHPVILPEDVRELRAYNRTARQRTGYEGLARSGLTAVVDNFMAGASCVTSENGWKWNDLIYALGMRMSDFYKQDHVFLATSVADIHAAKRDGRLAMIAGLECSSPIENELDRIDILYGFGVRQLGIAYSQANMLGGGLSERHDGGLTHFGRRAVDRMNKLGIAIDISHSGDQTSLDVIEASRVPVFITHAGARSVWNTPRMKPDEVIRACAERGGVIGIEAAPHTTLSADHPHHSIESVMDHFTYCVELVGIDHVSFGPDTMFGDHVGVHNTYAGNYAHDAGNRPEHPRVEYVSGLENPGEAFGNIVGWLVKHDYSDDEIAKVIGGNTLRVLEQVW